Within Dromaius novaehollandiae isolate bDroNov1 chromosome 8, bDroNov1.hap1, whole genome shotgun sequence, the genomic segment GTGACGTCACCCGGCGGCGCGTCTCAGCGGCGCGAAGCGGGCGCCGCGGGATAGCAGGGAGGGAGCCCGGGGCaggcggggcggccgttggcgacGGTTggcgaggcgcggcgcggcgcggccccaccCCGCCACCGCTGCGGCGCGCGGCCCTGCCAGAGGCGGCCGGTCCCGAGGGCGGCGCCGTTGCGGGCTCGTCCCCTTGGGACGGCGCTTCGCCGCCGAGGGCCGAGGCTGCCGGGGCGCCTGCCGCCGAGCTcccgcccctggcgctccgcGGTGCCGGGACCTCCGCTACAGCAGCACCGCGTGCCCGcagccgcgccgcgctccccgcggggcccccggcaGGTGGCGCTGCGTGCCCGGAGACGCGGGCGGAGGCGCAGGGAGGTcgctgcggggctgcgggccGAGCCGCGTGCGCTTCAGACGCCATGTCTTTGCGCAGGGGCAGCGCCGAGAGGGAGGCCTTTGCCTTACGGGAGTGCGGAGCCCCCCGGAGAGCTGGTGTGGGTCTGGGTGTCAGGGCTGGGAACAGCAGTTTGCTGGCTGGAGCTAGAAACGCTCCTGAGAATCTGCGCTGCTGCTAGCTCGGGTTGTTCGAAAAGAAGCAGGAGCTGTTTGTTCAGTGTGCCTGGCAAAGCTAGATCAAGGTTACTGACGCACGCTTGCATACTGCTCCCCCGTGCTGTGCGGTGCCATGTTTTGCTCAGGTCTTAGTCTGTCGTGATCTGGAGAGTTAAATGAGAAGGATACTTCTAGACTGACAGAGAATATAGTCTCCTAAACAGGtttaaaatttaatcaaaatatggAACCATGTCAGTATTTAAACGCAGGCTACTTTGTCTGTTTGTAAATGGCCTGCAGACACTCAGCCAATTGCGTCTGCTGAAGGTGGCCTCTACCTTGAGCTGAGCAGTGTCCTCTGCCGTTGCCCTGTGTGCTCAACCTTGCTCACTCTGCTTCCCCCAAGCACTGGGGTTCCTTCCTTAGCCAGCCCCGAGAGAGCTGTTCAGGGCTCCTTCTGCCGTGCCAGTCAGCCCTTTCAGTCTCTGCAGCTGGACAAATACACTCGATAACCAATTAACCCCTTCCTTACCATTGCTTAATAGGCTTTTAAATCTCCTGTTCCATTATTAAATCAAACATTGGCGACGTCAGTCAAACAAGACATTGAGCTAGTTATAGGTCATTGAATTGCTATTGCCCTTATTCTGCTTATCTGTAGTGGTTGATTTTCATGACAACAATCATCATTTCTCTATATTATAATCTGGTTGTTACAAGTGTAAGATTGTATTGTCAGCATTAAGCTAGTAGGAAAGAGAACTTTTAAGGGCAGTTGATAGCAACCTACAATAaatatgaaatggaaattttGTATTTGTCAGCTGAAATATTAGTATCTTTCCTGGTACATTCTTAATCTGCCAGAAATTAAAGGGAATGAGGCCCTGAGAGTAGTGAAATCTCCACACTTCGGAGAAGAATTTAATACTGCTTTCCCAAAACATGGCAGCAGAATCCAGACCAAAAAGGCTATAGCTACCAGAGGAAAAGCTCGTAGCATTGTGTCTCTTTAAGTTTTAATGCTCATACAGCCAGCCCAGGCTATTGACTAATGTAAACTGGGAAATTAGCAAACCTTAGATTCACATCTCTCTCAATTTTTCTAACATCTCAATTCAGCATCTTAAACAAGAGTCACAAAACTGATTAAACTCTAGGGTTGATCTAAGAATGTATCTTTATAGATACGTAGATACATAGCTAAGTTAGTTTTCACTGTATGTTTCCATATGTGCAGGTCTGGCTGCTACTGTCTACTGTAAAGTCACTTTCAATTTCATTTCACCATTAGAGGTGACCAATACTTTGCAGTTTCAGACTATTAGAGGCACATTACTTGACATATTTCTAAATATTAGACCTGATCTTCATGACATTCCAGGAGGGCAGGAGTTGTCCAAACCTTTTAAGAGAATGAAGTTATTATGGAATATATTAGTAATGGAGTGCTGGGGTTCTCAGCCATTACCTGTTGGTGCTTGGCAGTTGCTGGTTGGAGTCCTGTTCCCCTGCTCATGTCTTCCTGCTGCCCTGGCTTGATCCCTCATTTCTGGACTGCGTTATGATACATCCAGCTCTGAAAGTAAATTCTGAAATGTGGCTATGGCACAATCCATGCACTACAGCTGATGTTCTGCTGCAGGAGTCTGTCACTGCTGGGAACTTCAAATCCTTCACTTTCACACATAAACATTTCCTGCTGAAGAAATAAGCCATGCAACTTATCATATGAGCAAATCAGAAGTACCAGTTTCTTTCTGGCTGAGGCAGAACAGCATTGTcttgtttaaacaaaaagaaaaaacacaaaatagtCTTTTTCCAGCTAGAGAGGCATCACAAGAACATACGGATCAACTAaacaacagggggaaaaaaaagaacaaaagtagaACAGGATTGGGACTGAGGTTATTGGGGCTAATAAGGGCATCCCTCTCAATTGTAGAACTCCAGAGAACAGCACTGTGCCAGGAATAACTTGAGAGTCAATGGGATCTCCTAGAAGATCTTTACTTGGATGggagaaaaatttcagagcatgTTGCTCTTCAGCTTTCTGCTGTGTTAGCAAGACTGGCAATTAGATGCCCTTCCTGTCCTTGACACATCTGATTTTGACTTGTACCATTGCACTACAATAAACTAGCTTTAGGGAGAAAAGCACTTTGGGTGTTTCAGCTCTTGACTTGCATTAATAATAAGCCATATTCCCATGGTTTATTTCCCATGTGGTGTCCTGCAGTTAAAAACCCTTAAGCCCTTTTGGAAAGTTGGCTATTCACGGAGAAGTCTGCTTGTCTGGGCTACAGtttctgtgaggttttttttgttatagGCAGGGGCATTTGTATGCAGgattttaattcaaaatgaaTTTGTTTGCATCTGCTGGCACAACAGGTATTTGCTGTGGAAGtgagttaaattaaaaataggtGATGGATCTTTCAAGGGGACAGAAGGGCTGTGGGCTGGCCAAATCTTACTAAGATGTAGTACAAGCAGTAGGAACCTTGTCTAAATAACAATCCAAGTGAGACTCAGACACAACTGTAAAAGCTTTCTCTAAACCAAAACATCTGATCTGCATTGGCAAGACTGGTTGCTGAAACTTCCGTCTAAGGTTTTTGGGCAGAGTTAGATAAAGGGCAGTTTTCAGCTGAATGCCGTAAATCATCCTTATCTCTCACATCAAGGTACAGCTTCCAGAAACCGTAAATCCCAGTATGCAAAGCTGCTTGGTTTGAATGGAAGGAACTACTTAGGCTGCATATCTGGGTTGCAAATGAAGGTAGCTACActgctttccactttttttttttccagttactgcATGCCTGCTGGCAAAAGAGTGGTGACCCTGTTTTAATGGAGATTTGTTTGTCTTTGCCAAAGGTTGGATGGTACAATGCTGTTCTCCAGCCAGCCTTTCATCTCCCATACCCAGATGATACACTGGCCTTCCTTGTCCTGAGCACGCCTTCAATGTTTGACAAAGCTCTTAAGCCTTTTGTGAACAAAGAACGGTTAAAAATAATCAGGGATCCTGTGGACCAGTGTGTTTCTCATCATTTATCATGTGTGAAGGAGGTAAGAGCCTTGAAATACTGGCTCCTTTTACTATTGTGGCATATAACCAGGTGGCTTGAGCAGGAGACACAGCCCTCTCAGTTCCTGCCCTTGCTCTTTAAAAGGGTAAAAGCAGTATTCATGATGCTAAATTCGAACTAAGAGCATCAACAGGCTGTTGATCTGCATATTCTATCCCTTTGTCATTACAGCCTATACCTGTGCAGGGTGCTTTACAGTCATAGCTTGAAAAACCAAGGCCGCAAATTACTGATAGGAGATTTCAGGAGCAGGATGTGAAAATCTGCAAGCTTACTTCCCACGTGTGTGGTTTGCTAGTAGTCAGCACTTCTCTAGTGGCAAATCTTTTTTCATTAGTCtgtttttccccccacacaccccagaAATTCCCTGACCAGAAGGTGGACATCATCTGTGATTACGAGATCCTGCCAAACCGAAAGCCCAAGTTCTTGGCACAGACAGCTGCCCATGTTGCAGGAGCAGCATATTACTACCAGAGGAAGGATGTGAAGCTTGATCCTTGGGGGGGAAAGGTGAGACAAAAACACATTCTGGGAATCCTTGAAGAGACATCAAATTGCAATCACTGAATTGTGCAACTGTTTTTTACTCACTAGTTCTTCCTGCAGGGAAATAAGAAGTTCCAATCACATATAGCTACATAAGTGTTTCAGGCAGGAATCAGAAGCTTACTAGATACTTTGGGGTGGTAGAGAGAAGAGTGAATGGAGAAGAGTATCTTGATCTATTAACTTACTAGGTAAGAGAATAAATGTCAACGTAAAAGAAGACCTGCTTATATACAGAACACAGCTTGTGCTGTTGTTTATTTCTATGttagattttcaaaaagaaaattctccCCACATTACAGTGTGGCTGTGTGTGGGCATAGAAAAATGGGAATCAAATGCAATCTTCAAGCCACATGGTCAGGAAAGTGCTTTCCTTCCTTGCCTGTAGAGCACTCCACCAGTGGGCTACGGGTGTGAGAAATTACATCAGAGCTCAGTGTAAAGGTTTGAACTCTCACGAttactaaagaaaaaatgagatgTCCTAGCcccttttttttgtccttccaGAAGATCTATGGCGTATGTATCCATCCCAAGTATGGCGGCTGGTTTGCTATCCGGGCTCTTCTCCTGTTCCCAGATATTCAGGTACCATTCCTGGAACAGTCTGCCCCTACTGACTGTGTGagcacagaggagaaaagaattGAGTTGCTGGAGCAGTTCAATTTCCACTGGCAGGATTGGCGTTACCGGGACATAATTGAAGTGAAGGAAAGGTACTCAGAGGAGCAGAAAGCCTACTTTGCCACTCCTCCAGCAGAGAGATTCAGACTGCTAGGCCTGCCAGGAGAAGCCCAGAGAAACACATTTCACTGAACAACACGGTTTCCTGAAGGGTCAAGGTGTGAGCAAAGTGTAACTCACCAGCACCTTCTTTCCTGTGCTGC encodes:
- the MMACHC gene encoding cyanocobalamin reductase / alkylcobalamin dealkylase isoform X1, with amino-acid sequence MEARVAEQLRGALDPFGFEVHAFKVGWYNAVLQPAFHLPYPDDTLAFLVLSTPSMFDKALKPFVNKERLKIIRDPVDQCVSHHLSCVKEKFPDQKVDIICDYEILPNRKPKFLAQTAAHVAGAAYYYQRKDVKLDPWGGKKIYGVCIHPKYGGWFAIRALLLFPDIQVPFLEQSAPTDCVSTEEKRIELLEQFNFHWQDWRYRDIIEVKERYSEEQKAYFATPPAERFRLLGLPGEAQRNTFH
- the MMACHC gene encoding cyanocobalamin reductase / alkylcobalamin dealkylase isoform X2, with translation MKVGWYNAVLQPAFHLPYPDDTLAFLVLSTPSMFDKALKPFVNKERLKIIRDPVDQCVSHHLSCVKEKFPDQKVDIICDYEILPNRKPKFLAQTAAHVAGAAYYYQRKDVKLDPWGGKKIYGVCIHPKYGGWFAIRALLLFPDIQVPFLEQSAPTDCVSTEEKRIELLEQFNFHWQDWRYRDIIEVKERYSEEQKAYFATPPAERFRLLGLPGEAQRNTFH